A window of Marinobacter salarius contains these coding sequences:
- a CDS encoding galactose oxidase-like domain-containing protein, whose product MSRLSNRLSTVTGSLLLVAVGSTPVNAGLLGNLLGGSADNSSTQTETSAAQKGAFSDPFAEPTIIVDGEEIQTDEKCITRSDGMDECKPAAGTMALLKDGRLLYLNALEGTENVELSIVAEFGEVSVNDQTRVLSLNENDNPSWLKPTPLDAGANPDGNDSETLLNGTDLDGLIDTADNTSKNDGALFCSDVIGLANGNVMAVGGTDYYSEPGIDGLPLGVAELEGIKNSRIFDEETNTWSQSGDMTFGRWYPSLVTMGNGNVFVASGVTKLLKPVYPDEPLNSGRNVVQTETYDPCAGAWTQNPSTADRSLPLYPRMHLLPNGHIFYNAGGQAFNPFGQGYDQALWNIVASFNPDTQRWNDIGYAGLPLRLDEAGLGQLSSTLNITNLSLDQVGSLLGDVLDSPTDLLTSAADLGVSEDDLRMAIAGGMRGSTSSTMLPLKPDASGNYNEVELLTAGGVPSYAVLTNPGGYLPTDQTRIDTVTTNGDEIGYESRLAGPLNQPRWYGTNVVMPDGTVMVFSGGNRDGVVAPGLEGPIRTAEQFNPETGEWTEMATGHRARTYHNTAVLMEDGRVMVAGHSPINTAYLTFVDLQDFGLAPYDGRDPSFEIYTPPYAMRDDRPIIRSAPSNLTIGDRFNIKVDQVDQIDKALLIRRTVMTHVIDGDQRAIELVMEQGPGNKLTLTMPDNHNVVPAGEYMLFVSKDTADGRVPSVSAPITVVNENLACMAPTQVASDTTTSGGIIESTLELL is encoded by the coding sequence ATGTCCCGTCTATCCAACCGATTGTCGACCGTCACCGGCTCACTGCTGCTGGTGGCTGTCGGGTCGACACCCGTCAACGCTGGCCTGCTCGGCAACCTTCTTGGCGGATCCGCAGATAATTCGTCAACGCAGACCGAAACATCTGCAGCACAGAAGGGCGCATTCAGCGATCCCTTTGCCGAGCCCACCATCATCGTGGATGGAGAAGAAATTCAGACTGATGAGAAATGCATCACCCGAAGTGATGGCATGGACGAATGCAAGCCTGCCGCCGGCACCATGGCGCTTCTCAAGGATGGACGCCTGCTTTACCTGAACGCTCTTGAAGGCACGGAAAACGTCGAGCTATCGATCGTCGCCGAATTCGGCGAAGTGTCCGTCAACGACCAGACCCGTGTCCTGTCCCTAAACGAAAACGACAACCCATCCTGGCTGAAACCAACACCCCTGGATGCCGGCGCCAACCCGGACGGTAACGACAGCGAAACCCTGCTCAACGGCACGGACCTGGATGGCCTGATCGATACGGCCGACAACACCAGTAAGAATGACGGTGCGCTTTTCTGTTCTGACGTGATTGGGCTGGCCAATGGCAACGTGATGGCCGTTGGCGGCACCGACTACTATTCAGAGCCAGGCATTGACGGCCTGCCTCTGGGGGTTGCCGAACTGGAGGGCATCAAGAACTCCAGAATTTTCGACGAAGAGACGAACACCTGGAGCCAGAGTGGCGATATGACCTTCGGTCGCTGGTATCCATCGCTCGTTACCATGGGCAACGGCAACGTCTTCGTCGCCAGCGGTGTCACCAAGCTGCTGAAGCCAGTGTACCCGGATGAGCCACTGAACAGCGGACGCAACGTGGTGCAAACGGAGACCTACGACCCCTGCGCCGGCGCCTGGACGCAGAACCCGTCCACCGCTGATCGCTCCTTACCGCTCTATCCACGCATGCATCTGCTGCCGAATGGACACATCTTCTACAACGCTGGTGGCCAGGCCTTCAACCCATTCGGCCAGGGTTACGACCAGGCATTGTGGAACATTGTTGCCAGCTTCAACCCGGATACCCAGCGCTGGAACGACATTGGCTATGCAGGCCTCCCACTAAGGCTGGATGAAGCCGGGCTGGGGCAGTTGAGCAGCACCCTGAACATCACCAACCTGTCTCTTGACCAGGTCGGCTCACTGCTTGGCGATGTTCTCGACTCGCCCACGGATTTGCTGACCAGTGCGGCCGATCTTGGGGTATCTGAAGACGATCTGCGCATGGCGATCGCCGGTGGTATGCGGGGCTCCACGTCGTCCACCATGTTGCCGCTGAAACCAGACGCCAGCGGTAACTACAATGAAGTGGAACTGCTGACCGCGGGCGGCGTACCCAGTTATGCAGTACTGACGAACCCCGGCGGCTACCTGCCCACCGACCAGACCCGCATCGATACCGTCACCACCAACGGCGACGAAATCGGCTACGAGTCGCGTTTGGCCGGACCACTGAATCAGCCTCGCTGGTACGGCACAAACGTTGTGATGCCCGACGGCACCGTGATGGTGTTCAGCGGCGGCAATCGCGACGGTGTGGTAGCGCCCGGCCTGGAAGGCCCGATCCGCACTGCCGAGCAGTTCAACCCTGAAACCGGAGAATGGACGGAAATGGCTACTGGCCACCGTGCCCGCACCTACCACAACACTGCGGTACTGATGGAGGACGGCCGCGTTATGGTTGCCGGCCACTCACCGATCAACACCGCTTACCTGACGTTCGTGGATCTTCAGGATTTCGGACTCGCACCCTATGACGGCCGCGACCCGAGTTTCGAAATCTACACGCCACCCTACGCCATGCGGGACGACCGCCCCATAATCAGAAGTGCACCCAGCAATCTGACCATTGGCGACCGATTCAACATCAAGGTCGACCAGGTGGATCAAATCGACAAGGCACTGCTGATTCGACGCACGGTCATGACCCACGTCATTGACGGTGACCAGCGCGCCATTGAGCTGGTCATGGAGCAGGGTCCTGGCAACAAGCTGACTCTGACCATGCCCGACAACCACAACGTGGTGCCCGCCGGCGAGTACATGCTGTTCGTCAGCAAGGACACCGCAGATGGCCGCGTGCCCTCGGTGTCCGCGCCGATCACTGTGGTGAATGAGAATCTCGCCTGCATGGCGCCCACGCAGGTGGCCAGCGATACCACCACCAGCGGTGGCATCATTGAGTCAACCCTCGAGCTGCTGTGA
- a CDS encoding c-type cytochrome, with amino-acid sequence MKRVLAAVLLGFGLTAGAVMANVEDEIRARIAPVGEVCVQGEDCGQAAAPSASASSGPRSGSDVYDAACTACHSTGAAGAPKKGDTAAWSPRIEKGLDTLVNHAINGFNAMPAKGGCSGCSDEEIESAVEHMVEASQ; translated from the coding sequence ATGAAGAGAGTCCTGGCTGCCGTATTGCTTGGTTTCGGCCTGACCGCAGGTGCCGTAATGGCCAATGTTGAAGATGAAATTCGTGCTCGCATTGCCCCGGTTGGCGAAGTGTGCGTCCAGGGTGAAGACTGTGGGCAGGCAGCTGCTCCATCTGCAAGCGCAAGCTCGGGCCCTCGTTCTGGAAGTGACGTTTACGATGCAGCCTGTACCGCTTGCCACAGCACTGGCGCGGCAGGCGCTCCCAAGAAGGGCGACACAGCCGCATGGTCACCCCGTATTGAAAAAGGACTGGACACACTGGTCAATCACGCGATCAACGGCTTCAATGCCATGCCGGCCAAGGGCGGTTGTTCCGGGTGCTCTGATGAGGAAATCGAGAGCGCCGTCGAGCACATGGTTGAGGCCAGCCAGTAG
- a CDS encoding phospholipase A — protein sequence MPIVYRHRASRLAGLLLSLHLFAPATVNAQDGTSDHRSFEGVNPEQCALIKDGVQRLACYDAINDPATARNGASDDSLEAIDKSTEALQYRDATSAEDGDATFEDVESTAQRKEGDDTGVMSAILNRYVAAEKAIFSFSGSFVGHRPMYILPFSYMKNANREPTNPRLGATDYDYGIDNQEAKYQISFKVPLLTGWLDDRTTLWFGYTQKSFWQVYNTDDSAPFRETNYEPEVFVRYETNYDLGPGRLNGVTLGFNHESNGQSEPRSRSWNRIVGSAAYSYDRWLFILQPWYRLPEDDSEDDNEDIERYLGYANYMAIYKWSEDRTLSMKLMNNLRSDNKTSIELGYSFPMGDTIKGYVHYYNGYGESLIDYNERIQRIGIGVMLNDWL from the coding sequence ATGCCCATTGTCTATCGCCATCGCGCTTCGAGGCTGGCTGGTTTGTTGTTGTCTCTGCATCTGTTCGCGCCAGCGACGGTCAATGCACAGGACGGGACGTCCGATCATCGGAGTTTCGAAGGCGTTAACCCAGAGCAGTGCGCCCTGATCAAGGATGGCGTGCAGCGCCTGGCGTGCTATGACGCGATCAATGATCCCGCCACGGCTCGAAACGGTGCCTCTGACGACAGCCTGGAAGCCATCGACAAATCAACAGAAGCACTGCAGTACCGGGACGCGACCAGCGCAGAAGATGGTGATGCCACTTTTGAGGATGTCGAAAGCACTGCGCAGAGGAAGGAAGGCGATGACACCGGCGTGATGTCGGCGATCCTGAACCGTTATGTCGCCGCAGAGAAGGCTATTTTCTCGTTTTCCGGCAGTTTTGTTGGCCATCGGCCGATGTATATCCTGCCGTTCAGCTATATGAAGAATGCCAATCGTGAACCCACAAATCCGAGACTGGGCGCAACCGATTACGACTATGGCATCGACAACCAGGAAGCCAAGTACCAGATCAGTTTCAAGGTACCCTTGTTGACTGGCTGGCTGGATGACCGCACGACGCTCTGGTTCGGCTACACCCAGAAATCGTTTTGGCAGGTGTATAACACGGATGACTCAGCGCCATTCCGGGAAACCAATTATGAGCCGGAAGTCTTTGTACGCTATGAGACGAATTATGACCTGGGCCCTGGCAGGCTGAATGGTGTCACGCTGGGCTTTAATCATGAGTCCAATGGCCAGTCGGAACCCCGTTCCCGCAGTTGGAACCGGATCGTGGGGTCGGCAGCCTACAGCTATGATCGCTGGCTGTTCATCCTTCAGCCCTGGTATCGACTGCCGGAGGATGACAGCGAGGACGACAATGAGGATATTGAGCGCTATCTGGGCTATGCGAACTACATGGCGATCTACAAGTGGAGTGAGGATCGGACGCTGTCGATGAAGCTGATGAACAACTTGCGGTCAGACAACAAGACGTCGATTGAGTTGGGTTATAGCTTTCCGATGGGGGATACGATCAAGGGGTATGTCCATTATTACAATGGCTATGGTGAGAGTCTGATTGACTACAATGAGCGGATTCAGCGGATTGGTATCGGGGTTATGTTGAACGACTGGCTTTGA
- a CDS encoding phosphomannomutase, whose amino-acid sequence MDLSCFKAYDLRGRVPDQLNPELAERIGRAYVEVTGAKRVIVGYDIRLSSRDIADALCSGLMAAGADVFDIGLCGTELVYFATSHYKMDGGIMVTASHNPRDHNGMKMVGPDSRPISSDNGLNDIRDRVPEPFGDAPEQGRYEPLEVVTAYIDHLLGYIAAGSLKPKTIVVNAGNGGAGLIIDELEQHLPFDFVKVHHQADGHFPNGVPNPILEENRAATADAVVEYGAVMGIAWDGDYDRCFFFDENGRFIEGYYIVGLLADQFLRKTGGGKVIHDPRLTWNTIDLVNAVGGEAIESKTGHAFIKQRMRDEDAVYGGEMSAHHYFRDFAYCDSGMIPWLLVAERLCQSGQTLSSLIDARIEAYPASGEINRTIDDPPKVIAAIEAKYSPGAKSVSHVDGASIEFDDWRFNLRMSNTEPVVRLNVESRGDIALMKEKTAELLAEMQRLNEKG is encoded by the coding sequence ATGGATCTGTCCTGTTTTAAAGCCTATGACCTTCGTGGCCGAGTGCCGGACCAGCTTAACCCAGAGCTGGCCGAACGCATCGGTCGCGCCTATGTGGAAGTGACGGGGGCGAAAAGAGTCATCGTCGGCTACGACATCCGGCTGTCCAGCCGTGACATCGCCGACGCCCTCTGCTCCGGCCTTATGGCCGCCGGTGCCGACGTTTTCGACATCGGCCTGTGTGGTACCGAGCTGGTCTACTTCGCCACCAGCCATTACAAAATGGACGGCGGCATCATGGTCACCGCCAGCCACAACCCGCGTGATCACAATGGCATGAAGATGGTGGGGCCGGACTCGCGCCCTATCAGTTCCGACAACGGCCTGAATGACATCCGTGACCGGGTGCCTGAGCCCTTCGGTGATGCGCCGGAACAGGGGCGATATGAGCCGTTGGAAGTGGTTACCGCCTATATCGATCACCTGTTGGGTTATATAGCGGCAGGATCGCTCAAGCCCAAAACCATCGTGGTCAACGCTGGTAACGGCGGGGCCGGGTTGATTATCGACGAGCTGGAACAACACCTGCCGTTCGATTTCGTCAAAGTGCACCACCAGGCCGATGGTCATTTCCCGAACGGTGTTCCCAACCCCATTCTGGAAGAAAACCGCGCCGCCACCGCGGATGCGGTTGTGGAGTATGGCGCTGTCATGGGCATTGCCTGGGACGGCGACTACGATCGCTGCTTCTTCTTTGACGAAAACGGCCGCTTCATCGAGGGCTACTATATTGTCGGCCTGCTGGCAGACCAGTTCCTCCGCAAAACCGGCGGCGGTAAAGTCATCCACGACCCAAGACTGACCTGGAACACCATCGACCTCGTCAACGCCGTTGGCGGCGAAGCCATCGAAAGCAAAACCGGCCACGCCTTCATCAAACAACGCATGCGCGACGAAGATGCAGTCTACGGCGGCGAAATGAGCGCCCACCACTACTTCCGCGACTTCGCCTACTGCGACAGCGGCATGATCCCCTGGTTGCTCGTCGCCGAACGCCTGTGCCAGTCCGGCCAGACGCTGTCCTCCCTGATAGACGCCCGAATCGAGGCCTATCCGGCCAGCGGCGAAATCAACCGCACGATCGATGATCCCCCCAAGGTCATTGCCGCCATAGAGGCCAAATACAGCCCGGGCGCCAAAAGTGTCAGCCACGTCGACGGTGCCAGCATCGAATTCGACGACTGGCGGTTCAACCTGCGAATGTCCAACACCGAACCGGTGGTTCGCCTGAACGTGGAATCGAGGGGGGATATTGCGTTGATGAAGGAAAAAACGGCAGAGCTGCTGGCGGAAATGCAAAGGCTAAACGAGAAAGGCTAA
- the bfr gene encoding bacterioferritin: protein MKGDKKVIQFLNKVLANELTAINQYFLHSRMYKDWGITKLADKEYEESIDEMKHADLLIERILFLEGLPNLQDLNKLLIGENVEEMLSCDLKLEMIAHQDLKDAVVHCEQVKDYTSRELFRGILDSEEEHIDWLETQLDMIGKMGIQNYIQLQSSAAE from the coding sequence ATGAAAGGCGACAAGAAAGTCATCCAGTTCCTGAATAAAGTACTCGCCAACGAGCTGACCGCCATCAACCAGTACTTCCTCCATTCCCGCATGTACAAGGATTGGGGTATCACCAAACTGGCGGACAAGGAATACGAAGAGTCCATCGACGAAATGAAGCATGCGGATCTGCTGATCGAACGCATCCTGTTTCTGGAAGGGCTACCTAACCTCCAGGACCTAAACAAGCTGCTGATCGGTGAAAACGTCGAGGAAATGCTGTCCTGTGACCTCAAACTGGAAATGATCGCCCATCAGGACCTGAAAGATGCGGTTGTTCATTGTGAGCAGGTGAAGGACTACACCAGTCGTGAACTGTTCCGTGGCATCCTCGACAGCGAAGAAGAGCACATTGATTGGCTCGAAACCCAGCTCGACATGATCGGCAAGATGGGTATCCAGAACTACATCCAGCTTCAGTCGTCCGCCGCGGAGTAA
- a CDS encoding bacterioferritin-associated ferredoxin, with protein sequence MYVCLCHGVTDREIREAADNGVSSMRQLGKELGVGTQCGRCAFTAREILRESRTPDYLAMADMLAQPA encoded by the coding sequence ATGTATGTATGCCTCTGCCATGGTGTAACAGACCGAGAAATCCGTGAAGCCGCCGACAATGGCGTCAGTTCCATGCGCCAGCTTGGCAAGGAGCTCGGTGTTGGCACGCAATGCGGTCGTTGTGCCTTTACAGCACGGGAGATTCTCCGCGAAAGCCGCACCCCCGATTACCTGGCCATGGCTGACATGCTAGCCCAGCCCGCCTGA